In the genome of Aequorivita sp. H23M31, the window ATCGCTTGGGCTATCAGTGAATATCTGCACGAGCATCCTTCGCGGGGAAAAACACTTTTCGCTACACATTACCACGAATTGAACGAAATGACCGAAACTTTTTCCAGAATCAAAAACTATAATGTTTCGGTAAAGGAATTGAAAGACAACGTGCTTTTTCTTCGAAAATTGGTTCCGGGAGGAAGTCAGCACAGTTTTGGAATCCACGTTGCCAAGATGGCCGGTATGCCTCAGGCGGTTCTCCTGCGAGCCAATAAAATTTTAAAACGACTGGAAAAAAGTCATGCTTCCGAAGAATTGACCGAGGACATGAAAGCCGTCTCCCAAGATGAAATGCAATTGAGTTTCTTTAAGTTGGACGATCCTTTGCTTGAAGAACTGAGAGAAGAAATTCTCGATATAGATATTGATACTTTGACACCAGTAGAAGCATTAATGAAACTTAATGAGATCCGGCGGATGTTACAACGGAATGCTTCCGTTAAGATGAAGAAGTAATGGATGGGAGAAAAGATTGAGCAAAGGGAGATATGGGTCTTTATCTAAAATTTTCCCTTCATTATTCTTTGCCATTTGGTTAAAAGTTTTAAATTTGCACCCGCTTGGATATCTAAGCGACGATCTTTAGAATTTATGCGAAAATAGCTCTCCCGGTGGTTATCGGGATGGTTTAGCGCTAAACGTTCTTAAAAATAAAATGCGAAAATAGCTCAGTTGGTAGAGCGCCACCTTGCCAAGGTGGAGGTCGCGGGTTCGAATCCCGTTTTTCGCTCGACCAAGAATGCCGATAGAGTATCGGCATTTTTTGTTAAGTCCAAAATGTTTCGGACAGATTGGTGTTAGGGTAATCTAAATGCCTTTATCGAGCGGAGCCGAGATGCTGATGTGGTGGAATTGGTAGACACGCCGGACTTAAAATCCTGTGCCCTTACTTGGGCGTGCGGGTTCAAGTCCCGCCATCAGTACTTTTGATTAACGCAATCGCTTGTTTAACAAGAGGTTGCGTTTTTTTATTCGCAAATTTGAACACAAATTGCGCACAGATTATTTGTAATGTTCAAAAAATTTATCTTCTAACCTTTTTTCAGTATATCTAAATATCTACCAGGATTTTATAAGTCAATCATTGGGGTAAATTCCCAGCTTCTAATTTAGCCACACCTTACGGTTTCCCATCGGGATTATATTTCTTTTAATTATACCTTAGCTTTTAATTATATATATAGTTCGAGCATCCAATTTATTATGAGTTTATTCGAGAAAAAGCACCTTAAGCAAGGTCGCCCCCATCAACGACTGTTAACATAATTTTATGTATTTTGCATACACCAAAATTTAAAATATAAATGTCTTCCATCAATCAAGATCCAGAGCAAATAGCACGCGATAAGATAGACCAAATGCTTCGTGAAGCAGGTTGGATGGTGCAGTCAAAGAATAAAGTTGACTTGTATGCAAATATTGGTGTTTCGGTTCGTGAATATCAAACCGATGTTGGACCAGCTGATTATGTGCTGTTCGTAAACCAAAAACCTGTTGGGATCATTGAAGCAAAACGGGAAGAGGAAGGGCATAGGCTCATAGCGGTTGAAGAACAATCCACTGGTTATGCTCAGGCAAAATTAAAATATTTAGACAATGACCCGCTCTCTTTTGTTTATGAGAGTACCGGTACAATTACAAGATTTACAGATCATCGGGATCCAAAACCGAGAGGAAGAAATGTTTTCAGCTTTCACAAACCCGAAACAATGGCCGAATGGTTAAAGAAAGGGAAAAGCCTAAGAGAAAGACTGCAATCAATTCCTGAACTGAATACTACAGGACTCAGGCCGGCACAAATCGTTGCTATTAATAACCTAGAACATTCATTTAAGAAAAATAGGCCGAAAGCACTGATTCAAATGGCCACCGGAGCCGGAAAAACATTTACAGCAGCTACTTTTGTATATCGTTTATTAAAACACGCCGATGCTAAGCGCATTCTGTTTCTGGTGGACACCAAAAACCTTGGTGAACAGGCAGAACAGGAGTTTATGACCTTTCAGCCCAATGACGATAACCGAAAGTTTACCGAACTCTACAATGTGCAACGCTTAACTTCAAGCTATATCGCTTCGGATAGTCAAGTGTGTATTTCTACTATTCAACGTCTTTATTCCATCTTAAAAGGAGAAGAGTTGGATGAAAGTGCCGAATTGGCAAATCCGGAAGAAAATTCTTGGATGCAACAGCAGATTTCCAAAAAGAAGGCCATGCCGGTTGAATACACCCCCAAAGTACCGATTGAACAATTTGATTTTATCGTTATTGATGAGGCGCACCGTTCTATTTATAATTTATGGAAACAAGTGCTGGATTATTTTGATGCCTTCCTGATCGGATTAACGGCAACTCCCGACAAACGAACTTTTGGTTTCTTTAATGAAAATGTGGTCAGTCAATATACGTATGAAGAATCTGTAACCGATGGCGTAAATGTGCCTTACGATGTGTACACCATAGAAACCGAAATATCCCAAAAAGGTGCAGTAATCGAATCGGGTTGGTTTGTGGACCGACGTGATAAACTCACCCGGGCCAAACGTTGGCAACAGGAAGATGAAGACACGGAATACAAACGCAACGATCTGGATAAAAAGGTAGTCAACCCCAGCCAGATCCGGAATATCATACGGGAATATAAACGCGCCCTAAAAACTACAATTTTCCCCAACAGAATAGATGCAAATGGCGATTATGAAGTGCCCAAGACTTTGGTATTTGCCAAAACGGACAGCCATGCCGATGACATTATAAAAATCATTCGCGAGGAATTTGATGAAGGCAATGACTTCTGCAAAAAAGTAACCTACAAAATTGAAGAGGATCCAAAATCCCTATTAAACCGTTTTAGAAATAATTACAATCCTCGGATTGCTGTCACCGTTGATATGATTGCCACGGGTACCGATGTAAAACCATTGGAAGTTTTGCTTTTTATGCGCGATGTAAAAAGCATCAATTACTTCGAGCAAATGAAAGGACGAGGAACACGTACTATCTCCTCGGATGCATTGCGCGAAGTCTCCGCAACGGCCACAAGCAAAACCCATTTTGTGATTGTAGATGCCGTTGGTGCTACCAAATCCAAGAAAACAGACAGCAGGCCGCTGGAGCGGAAACCCACGGTGGCTATGAAAGATTTATTGGGTGCCATTACGATGGGCGTGGCCGATGAAGATTTGTTTCTGTCATTGGCAAACCGATTGATCCGTTTGGAAAAACAGATTACCGATAAGGAGAAAGACAAATTATTGGATTATACTGGCGGTAAAAATCTAAAACAGATAACCAAGGAACTGATTACTGCTTATGATGTGGATGCTATTGAAACCAAAGCGCAATTAGCTATTGACAAATTGTGTACCGACGGAGTGCTATC includes:
- a CDS encoding type I restriction endonuclease subunit R — translated: MSSINQDPEQIARDKIDQMLREAGWMVQSKNKVDLYANIGVSVREYQTDVGPADYVLFVNQKPVGIIEAKREEEGHRLIAVEEQSTGYAQAKLKYLDNDPLSFVYESTGTITRFTDHRDPKPRGRNVFSFHKPETMAEWLKKGKSLRERLQSIPELNTTGLRPAQIVAINNLEHSFKKNRPKALIQMATGAGKTFTAATFVYRLLKHADAKRILFLVDTKNLGEQAEQEFMTFQPNDDNRKFTELYNVQRLTSSYIASDSQVCISTIQRLYSILKGEELDESAELANPEENSWMQQQISKKKAMPVEYTPKVPIEQFDFIVIDEAHRSIYNLWKQVLDYFDAFLIGLTATPDKRTFGFFNENVVSQYTYEESVTDGVNVPYDVYTIETEISQKGAVIESGWFVDRRDKLTRAKRWQQEDEDTEYKRNDLDKKVVNPSQIRNIIREYKRALKTTIFPNRIDANGDYEVPKTLVFAKTDSHADDIIKIIREEFDEGNDFCKKVTYKIEEDPKSLLNRFRNNYNPRIAVTVDMIATGTDVKPLEVLLFMRDVKSINYFEQMKGRGTRTISSDALREVSATATSKTHFVIVDAVGATKSKKTDSRPLERKPTVAMKDLLGAITMGVADEDLFLSLANRLIRLEKQITDKEKDKLLDYTGGKNLKQITKELITAYDVDAIETKAQLAIDKLCTDGVLSVSDISPAIREEAKAKAQQELVREASKTFNGELNDYLDNVRKQHEQIIDSINIDTVTKSEWDTTSEDKAKETVQNFTAYLEANKDEIKALSIYYNQPYNRRDITFKMIKEVMEKLQMDKPTLAPEMVWNAYATLEEVKSTQPKDELTALVSLIRRACGIDSELKAYDKTIDENFRNWIFKQNAGQHNRFNQEQLDWLRMIKDHVVSSYHIEMDDLDYTPFDAKGGKGKMYQLFGKEMNGIINELNEILAA